The Leptospira mtsangambouensis sequence AACATAGACTAGGAAGATGAAAGCCTAAAGAGAAGGAGTCAAGTCGATTCTCATGAAAACAAATATACGAAACGGTTTTATTGATACTGTGGGAAACACCCCACTCATCCGCATCCATTCCCTAAGTGAAGAAACCGGATGTGAAATTTTAGGCAAGGCAGAGTTTTTAAATCCAGGTGGGTCTGTCAAAGATAGAGCTGCCTTATACATCATCGAAGACGCAGAGAGGAAGGGACTCCTAAAGCCAGGTGGCACTGTAGTGGAAGGAACTGCTGGGAATACCGGAATTGGACTCACCCATATTTGTAATGCAAAAGGTTACAAATCTGTCATCGTCATCCCAGAAACACAATCCAAAGAAAAAATAGAAATGTTACGTACGTTAGGTGCAGATGTGACACTCGTTCCTGCGGTTCCTTATGCTGATCCAGGAAATTATGTACGAGTGTCAGAACGGATTGCCAAAGAGACTCCCAATTCCGTTTGGGCCAACCAGTTTGATAACTTAGCCAATCGGAACGCCCACTTCGAAACCACTGGCCCCGAAATTTGGGAAGAGACCCAAGGGAAAATTGATGTTTGGACCACTTCCCTCGGAACCGGCGGGACCTATGCCGGGACAGGACTTTTTTTCAAATCCAAAAATCCGAATATCAAATGCATTGTGGCTGACCCTTACGGGTCGGGAATTTATTCTTTTGTCAAAACAGGACAAATCGTCATCGAAGGATCTTCAATCACAGAAGGGATTGGCCAAGGTCGGATCACCAAAAATATGGAAGGGATGCCAGCCGATGACGCCATCAGAATCCACGACAAAGAAGCCCTAAGAATTTTGAACTTGGTATTAAAAAAAGATGGGTTGTTTATGGGTGGCAGTGTGGGGATCAACTTGGCCGCAGCCTACCAAATTGCCAAAGACCTTGGCCCGGGACATACCATCGTGACTGTGTTATGTGACAGTGGTGCCAAATACCAATCCAAAATTTACAACGAAGAGTTTTTAGCTTCAAAAGGACTGCTTTAAACCAAACAGAAGTTCGCTTTTAAAACCGATTTAAATGAAACTCCTTCTCAAAAGATTTCGGTCTTTGGAGTTTTCAAAAGATTTCATCTAACCTTAGATACTTTGGAAAGGAATTATCTGGACTTTATAGATTTCAACATTTAACTTTTCGATAATAGAAAGAGTCGTTAAGGAAATGCGGAACCTATATGAAATCATATTCTCATATGTGGAAAACAGAAATTGATGCTGTGGCGGAATACATCCAAAAAATGCAGAAATAACCTAATCTTTGTTATCTTCCTAAATTCATAAACAAAGTGAACATTTCACAAGCAGATGCTGAACCCAATTCACAAGAATCACTCAGTTCTTCTAATGCCATTGTTATTTCTTCCGATTTTTTAGTTTTTAACCTGTCGAGAGCACTAAGTTCCAATTCTTTTGCCTTAGAAATTAGTTCTTCAGGTAGTTGTAATTTCCAAGGCATAGGTCTAGTATTCCAGGACAAACTGTCCAGAAATTGACTAATATCTTTTTCTATTTGCGGATAAACGGACTCATAACAAGTGATTAAAATAGTAAATCCGAATTTATCTTCGGTAGCTGTGATATAGTGTTGTACAACTGTATCTTCTTTATCTTTAAAACTCCCGAACATTCCTAAAAATTTATAAACATTATCAGAGTTAGGAATTTTCTGTAAGGTAAAATTTTTACGAATATTGGTAACCATACTAAACCGTCTAGACTCAGCATGAAAGAGAATCGGATGGAGTGGCATTTTGTTTTCTGATTCTTTAAAAAGGATCACAAGAGCTGGAATGATTTCTCGGCCCGATTCTTCTTTTAACGGCAAAGTTTTAAAATGGTCAAACTTTGTTGTGATTCCATTGGACCTACGTTCCGTGAGAAACCATTTCGAAGGAAGATCAAAGGAAATACAATTGGTTTGGAAACAGGAGCGCCAACGAGTTAGATTGGTTTCTGCAAAAAGATTTGTTGTCATTAACAAACCAATCGCTACTAATCCAAAAATCCTAAGATTTGGATTCATACTTGTAACTCCTTTCTGTCTTTAAAAAAGTCCAATGAATTTGGATTAGCAAGTGCGTTTTTGTTTTTTACCTCAAGTCCAGCAACCGTTTGTTTTACGGCGATCTCTACTTTTTTTCCATTCACTGTGTAAGGAATTTCAGGAACTGAAAGTACTAACGAAGGAACATGCCTTGGAGAAGTTTCCAGTTTGATACGATCTTTAATTTTTTTGATCAAACTTTCATCCAAAAGTACACCATCAGCTGTTACGACAAATAAAATCACACGTACATCATCTTTATAATCTTGTCCAATGATGACGCTATCTTTCACTTCAGGAATAGTAGAAACTACAGAATAAATATCAGCTGTTCCAATCCGCACACCACCAGGATTCAAAGTGGCATCAGACCTACCATAAATCACCAAACCATTTTCAGGTGTGATGGAAGCAAAATCTCCATGACACCAAATATTATCATAGGTTTCAAAATAAGCAGATTTGTACTTTGCTCCCGATTCATCATTCCAAAAGAATAGTGGCATGGAAGGAAATGGAGTTGGGCATACCAATTCCCCTTTTTGATTCGAAACTGATTTACCCATATCATCAAATACCTGCACGTCCATTCCCAATCCCTTACATTGGATTTCACCTTCAAACACAGGTAAGTTGGGATTTCCCAAAGCAAAACATCCATTTAAGTCGGTTCCACCGGATATAGAAGATAATTGTACATCTTTTTTGATATTCTGATACACATATCGAAATCCAGAATTTGGAAGTGGTGAACCAGTTGATAAAATTACTTTTAATTCAGGCAAAGGAAATTTGGATTTTACATTTATATTTTCCTCTTCCAATACAGAAAGATACTTGGCACTAGTTCCAAACACTTTGATCGATTCTTTTTCAGCCATTGACCAAAGAGATTCCCAAGATGGATGGAAAGGATTTCCATCAAATTGATAAAGTGTTGCCCCTAACGCCAATACTGACTGAGACCAATTCCACATCATCCAACCGCAAGTTGTGTAATAAAAAAAACGATCATGTTTGGATACATTACAATGAAGCGAAAGTTCTTTGGTATGGTTGAGTAAAACTCCCCCGCCCTGCACAATACATTTAGGAAGACCTGTTGTCCCAGAGGAAAACATAATGTACACCGGATCTGAAAAGGAAATAGAAGTATAAGACAATTGATCAGAAGGTTTTGGTGGAGAAATTTCATTGTATCGAAATGGATTTTGTATTTTCCCAAAATCTTTGATGGGCTCTACAAAATCATAAATTAAAGTTTGTTTGAATTCAGAGTTTGTTGATTTGGCCAATTGAATGGATACTTCTTCCAATTTATCAACAATTGGAATTTGTTTTCCTTTAAACAAATAAGACTCAACAGAGATTAATACTTTAGGATTAATTTGTTCAAAACGATCAAGAATTCCCCTAACACCAAAATCTGGTGAAGCACTTGACCATATAGCACCTAACGAAGTGGTTGCCAACATTCCAATGGTAGATATAGGAGCATTTGGTACAAGGCCAACAACACGGTCTCCTTTTTTAACTCCAAGGCCAAACAAATGTTTTTGCAATTTTAGAACTTCTTGTTTTAGTTCAGAATATTTTAATTTTTGGACCTTTCCATCTTCCGAATAAAAAACTAATGCGAAGGAATCGGGATCTCCCACTTCAAGTAAATTTTCTGCAAAATTATAAAGTGCACCAGGGAACCAAACAGAGTTTGAAAAATGTAATCCTCGTTCGAACGTCTTTTGGGGTTCTTTATGTAACTTTAAACCCGAATAAGACAACCACTCCTTCCAAAATAATTCAAATTCATCCACTGAAAATTTGTGAAAGGAAACATAATCTGAAAATGATTTTGCAAACTTTGTTTCTAAATGCCCTTGGAAACGGAATAAATTGGTTTCTTTTGAACTCGGTGTCCACAGTGTATTTTGAGTCGCCATGAAGACTGATCTTCTTGGATTTGATTTTTGACGCAAGTATGATTGTGTAAAATGACTGGTAGAAAAAAATATCGAGGAAATTCTAGGGAAAATGCTGTTCAATTCCATTGATTATTTTTTCTTTTTTATCGCCTGTTATATTATCTATTGGATTTTACCTTCTCGTTTTCGAAAATACATCCTCATAATTTTTTCGCTTATCTTTTATGGGTATTGGAGCGGTTCATTTTTAATACATTTCGTAGCATTTATCATCCTCACTCATCTCTGTGTTCTCGGTATCCTCAAAACCAAAAGCAGAATTTTTCTGATTTTGGGCGTGGGAATCAATTTGATCAATTTATGTTTTTTCAAATATTTCCTAACATATATAAAATATTTAATGTTAGAGGGCGATTTAACCATTCCCTTTTTCCAATCCTTATCAGAAATTATCTTACCATTAGCGATCAGTTTTTATACATTTCAAATGATTGCATACTTGGTAGATGCATGGAGAGGAAAATTTACAGAATCTCCGTTCGTTAACTTTTTATTATTCATTTTATTTTTCCCACAACTCATTGCAGGCCCCATCATGAGGCACGATGATTTTTATGATCAAATCGATCATTCCAAACTTTCTTTGGATTTTGTACAAAGGGGAATCCTACATATCATTTCTGGTCTGGTTAAAAAAGTACTCATCGCAGACCAACTCGCAAAAATCATCAATCCCGTTTATATG is a genomic window containing:
- a CDS encoding cysteine synthase A, with translation MKTNIRNGFIDTVGNTPLIRIHSLSEETGCEILGKAEFLNPGGSVKDRAALYIIEDAERKGLLKPGGTVVEGTAGNTGIGLTHICNAKGYKSVIVIPETQSKEKIEMLRTLGADVTLVPAVPYADPGNYVRVSERIAKETPNSVWANQFDNLANRNAHFETTGPEIWEETQGKIDVWTTSLGTGGTYAGTGLFFKSKNPNIKCIVADPYGSGIYSFVKTGQIVIEGSSITEGIGQGRITKNMEGMPADDAIRIHDKEALRILNLVLKKDGLFMGGSVGINLAAAYQIAKDLGPGHTIVTVLCDSGAKYQSKIYNEEFLASKGLL
- a CDS encoding acetoacetate--CoA ligase, translating into MATQNTLWTPSSKETNLFRFQGHLETKFAKSFSDYVSFHKFSVDEFELFWKEWLSYSGLKLHKEPQKTFERGLHFSNSVWFPGALYNFAENLLEVGDPDSFALVFYSEDGKVQKLKYSELKQEVLKLQKHLFGLGVKKGDRVVGLVPNAPISTIGMLATTSLGAIWSSASPDFGVRGILDRFEQINPKVLISVESYLFKGKQIPIVDKLEEVSIQLAKSTNSEFKQTLIYDFVEPIKDFGKIQNPFRYNEISPPKPSDQLSYTSISFSDPVYIMFSSGTTGLPKCIVQGGGVLLNHTKELSLHCNVSKHDRFFYYTTCGWMMWNWSQSVLALGATLYQFDGNPFHPSWESLWSMAEKESIKVFGTSAKYLSVLEEENINVKSKFPLPELKVILSTGSPLPNSGFRYVYQNIKKDVQLSSISGGTDLNGCFALGNPNLPVFEGEIQCKGLGMDVQVFDDMGKSVSNQKGELVCPTPFPSMPLFFWNDESGAKYKSAYFETYDNIWCHGDFASITPENGLVIYGRSDATLNPGGVRIGTADIYSVVSTIPEVKDSVIIGQDYKDDVRVILFVVTADGVLLDESLIKKIKDRIKLETSPRHVPSLVLSVPEIPYTVNGKKVEIAVKQTVAGLEVKNKNALANPNSLDFFKDRKELQV